The region ACCCATACATACTAATTTTGTTAATGACTCAATAACCGCATACATTGCTCCATGGAAAGGACTCCAGTCTCCTATTTTGGGATTGTATCCATAAGTCATTACTGTACCTGTTGTAGTATCACCTTTAAGAATTGGAAGCTTTGCTGCCATTCCTTCAGCTGGAGTTATTTGATATTTACCTCCAAAAGGCATTAAAACACTTCCTGCACCAATAGTACTATCAAATCTCTCTGAAAGACCTTTCTGGCTGCATACATTTATATCCTTTAATGTATTTAAAAATTCTTCTTTAACATCTTTAATTTCATTTTCAGTTTTAAAATAATCTTCATTTTCTTCTGGAGCCTTTACAAAAACATCTACATTCTGTCTTACTCCATTTGTATCTAAAAATGCTCTTGAAATATTTACAATTGCATTTCCCTTCCAGAATAATTTAAGTCTTTTAGTATCAGTTACTTTCGCAGCTACAACCGCTTCCAAATTTTCTGCATTTGCATATTTTATAAACTTTTCTGCATTTTCTTTTGTAACTACAACTGCCATTCTTTCCTGAGATTCAGAAATTGCAAGCTCTGTTCCATCAAGACCATCATACTTCTTAGGAACTACATCAAGATTTATGTCAAGTCCGTCTGTAAGTTCTCCTATAGCAACAGAAACTCCACCTGCTCCAAAATCATTACATCTTTTTATCATAGTACTAACTACTTTATTTCTAAATAATCTTTGAAGCTTTCTCTCCGTTGGCGCATTACCCTTTTGAACTTCAGCACCGCAGTTTTGAAGTGAATTCACATCATGTTCCTTTGAAGAACCTGTAGCACCACCGCAGCCATCTCTTCCTGTTCTGCCACCCAATAAAATAACTACATCAGATGGTTTTGGTTCTTCTCTTACAACATTTTCTCTAGGTGCTGCACCAACTACAGCTCCAACTTCCATCCTCTTAGCTATAAAGCCTTCATCATAACATTCTGAAACCTGTCCTGTTGCAAGTCCTATTTGATTTCCATAAGAACTATAACCATGTGCTGCACCTAAGGTTATTTTTTTCTGTGGAAGTCTTCCCTTCGTAGTATCTTCTATACTAACTCTTGGATCTCCACTTCCTGTAACTCTCATTGCTTGATATACATATGATCTACCAGATAAAGGATCTCTTATAGCTCCCCCAAGGCATGTTGCAGCTCCTCCAAAAGGTTCTATTTCTGTAGGATGATTATGAGTTTCATTTTTAAACATTACAAGCCATTTTTCTGTTTTTCCGTTAATGTCCGCATCTACTACTATGCTGCATGCATTTATTTCTTCAGATTCATCAAGATCTTTAAGCATTCCTTTTTTCTTTAATTTCTTCATTCCTATAACTGCAATGTCCATAAGACAAACTTCTTTTTTTCTATCTCCATAAACATACTTTCTTGCATCAACATAATTTTCATATGCTTTCTTTAAAACATCTGTATACTTTCCATCTTCAAATTTTATATCATTGAGTCTTGTCTGGAAAGTTGTATGTCTACAATGATCTGACCAATAAGTATCTATAACCTTTATTTCTGTAATTGTAGGATTTCTTTTTTCTTCATTCTTAAAATATTCCTGGCAAAACTTTAAATCTTCCATACTCATTGCCAGTCCCTCTTTATTAAGGAACTTTTCAAGTGAACCCTCGTTCATAATTGTAAAATTCTCTATAGTTTCAACTTCATATGGAAGATCATATTTAACTTCTAATGTTTCTGGTTTATCAAGTGAAGCTTCCCTTGAATCCACTGGATTTATAACATATTTTTTAATCTTTTCAAAATCTTCTGTACTTATATTTCCCTTTAAAATAATCACTTTTGCAGAAGCAATTAAAACATCTTCATTACCTGTAAGTATCTGCATGCACTGAGCTGCGGAATCTGCTCTTTGGTCATACTGTCCTGGCAAATATTCTACAGCAAAAACTTTTTCTTCATTTAAAATCTCAATTTTCTCATCATATACATCATCAACAGTTTTTTCTGAAAATACAATTTTCTTAGCATCTTCATATTCATTATCATCTATTCCTGAAACATCATATCTATTAACTATCGATAAGTCTTCTAAAGCCTTTATTCCGAGATTTTCTGTCAAATCCTTGAAAAGTGCTTTTGCTTCAACATTAAAACCCGCTTTTTTCTTTACGAATATACGCCTTACTTTTGTATTCATAATCATTCTCCTTAACTGTTTTTACGAACATTATTTGCATTTATAATAAAATCATTCGTTATTCCCAAAATTATTATAATACATTTTGGCATAAAATTAAAGTGGAAATCACATAGATTAAATTATTAAATCACTATTTAGGCAAGTAAACTTTCAATAATTCTACGAAGCTTGCAAAATTTAAATAACTGATTTAGTTTAATATATTATTTTTCGCAGAAAAGCGGAGAAAAATTCACCTTGCTTTTATTTTAAGCGAAGTAATAGTATTTTGGCAACGATTTAAATAAAAGTCAATAAGACTTGCTTCAAATTATGAAAAGACTTAGAAATTTTAATTTGTATGAGCTTTTTTTCAGCGAGTTATTAAAATTTATTAGTATTTTTATAATTTGAAGCTTAGTCTTATGATTTTTATTTAATGTTTCAAAATACTATTACTTCGCAAATATATCGATTATATTAGTAAACGTTTCTTCACTTTCTTTTATCTTTTCTTCACTTCCAAATACACATATACAATTTTCTTGAGCGCATTTGTTTAAAATGTCGTAAGCTTCTCTTATGTCTTTTACTGTTGAATTTAATATACCTTCACGTTCTTTTTGTATATAATCGTCACTCACTCCTGTTAGATACTGAGTAACTGCCTTTTCGCACTTTGAGTAATTACTTAAAGGCATATCTATACCACTTATAGTTCCAAGTATATATTTATCCATTTCTCTTCTACTAACATTAAAATTTTTCACAAAATCTGCAAAAGAATCATATGCATTTATAGTTTCAATTAGATTAGGATCTCTGTAAGATGTAAAAATAAAGTTACCATTTCTTGATAATGACATAGATGCTCCATAAGCTCCTCCCTTTACCCTTACACTGTTCCAAAGGTAATCATAATTTGCTATAGTTCTTAAAACAAGAAGAGATCCTCTATGCTTAAAATTAAATTTTCTAAAATTAAAGCCCTTTGCAACATATTGAACCTCTGATGGCACTATAAAAGCCTCATTTAATTTTTTCAGTTCAAACCTATATTCCTTTATATCAAATTTATCATCTTTTAATTTAGCCTTAAATTCAATAAAAAGCTTTTTAAAATCTTCATAATCTTTCTCTTCCGCGGAATAAGCTATAATCAAATTTTGTTTATTAAATATATAATTTGAAACTTCTTTTAAATTTAATGCAATTTCATCTTTTTTATCTTCAAAATTATCGCTTAAATCTGAAATAAATCTATAAAACTGGGCACCTGCTATATCATCAAGATATTTATATGAATTTGACAAATAAGAGCCTAGTCTTATAGAAGCCGCCCTATTTCCAGCACTTATTATTACCATCTGGAGCCTAGATTTAATTTCATCAATTATTTGTCTAAGTCTTTTGGTATCATTATAAATACTATAATTAATTATTTCTTCTACAATTTCAAATATTTTAGGAAGCTTTTGTTTTAAGCTTCTAGCTCTCACTACAAATTTAGTGGAATAATCATCGAACTTTTCAATCTTACTATACAAATCAAGAGAAAAATCTAATCCACCTAAATTTTCTATAGCTTCATTAGATAAATCTTTAAAATCATATTTTTCTGTATTAACTTTGCCAATTACCGATGATAAAAGTGAAGCATACGGTATCATATTCTGAGGCAGTGTTTTAGCTTCAAAATACATGCTGACATATTGAATACCCCTAGTATTTGAAGGACACCAGATTATTTTCGTGCTACCTTCATCTATAATTTTACTTTTTATCACCTCTGATTTTTTATTCACATCTTCTATAGAAATAAGAGGAATTGATTCAAGAGCTTCTTCTGTATCTGGAGTACTTTGCCTTAGTTCTAACCTTTTATTTAAATTTATAATTTTAAGAAGCTCCGCATCTGAAAGACCATTTTTAAAATTCAAAAGTTTAAGTCTCATCTCTTTGTTTTTCTCTTCTTCAAGATTTTTCTTAGGTTTTGCGGTTATTAATACACTATAGTTATTATCTAAAATATATTTTTCTATAAGCTTTTCAAAATAATTTCCTTCTGCATATTTTCTTATTTTTTTAATAATCTCATTAAATCTAAGTTTGAAAAATGGATCTCCACCATAAAGCATACTT is a window of Clostridium pasteurianum DNA encoding:
- a CDS encoding phosphoribosylformylglycinamidine synthase, which gives rise to MNTKVRRIFVKKKAGFNVEAKALFKDLTENLGIKALEDLSIVNRYDVSGIDDNEYEDAKKIVFSEKTVDDVYDEKIEILNEEKVFAVEYLPGQYDQRADSAAQCMQILTGNEDVLIASAKVIILKGNISTEDFEKIKKYVINPVDSREASLDKPETLEVKYDLPYEVETIENFTIMNEGSLEKFLNKEGLAMSMEDLKFCQEYFKNEEKRNPTITEIKVIDTYWSDHCRHTTFQTRLNDIKFEDGKYTDVLKKAYENYVDARKYVYGDRKKEVCLMDIAVIGMKKLKKKGMLKDLDESEEINACSIVVDADINGKTEKWLVMFKNETHNHPTEIEPFGGAATCLGGAIRDPLSGRSYVYQAMRVTGSGDPRVSIEDTTKGRLPQKKITLGAAHGYSSYGNQIGLATGQVSECYDEGFIAKRMEVGAVVGAAPRENVVREEPKPSDVVILLGGRTGRDGCGGATGSSKEHDVNSLQNCGAEVQKGNAPTERKLQRLFRNKVVSTMIKRCNDFGAGGVSVAIGELTDGLDINLDVVPKKYDGLDGTELAISESQERMAVVVTKENAEKFIKYANAENLEAVVAAKVTDTKRLKLFWKGNAIVNISRAFLDTNGVRQNVDVFVKAPEENEDYFKTENEIKDVKEEFLNTLKDINVCSQKGLSERFDSTIGAGSVLMPFGGKYQITPAEGMAAKLPILKGDTTTGTVMTYGYNPKIGDWSPFHGAMYAVIESLTKLVCMGGDYRKTRLSFQEYFERLNKDPERWGKPFAALLGALKAQEVFGTPAIGGKDSMSGTFMDLNVPPTLVSFAVDVVNVNNVISPEFKKMGSSVVLVKCQRDENEIPLFDELKKNFDIVEKLIKAKKVLSAQSVRHGGLCAAISKMCFGNKIGFKFEAKADLFSPDYGSIVLEIPEGLEANELLQGVKYEVLGKTISDETIELKETSISLEEAYKAYTEPLEKIFPTKAEATYKLDLGLYNEIKTQAPVRHTSLNKIAKPRVFIPVFPGTNCEYDSTRAFEKAGAEVNTVVFKNMKANYIAESIDEMVKQINDSQIIMIPGGFSAGDEPDGSGKFIAAVFRNEKIREAVMNLLKNRDGLMLGICNGFQALIKLGLVPFGEIREIDDKCPTLTYNNIGRHVSQIAYTKIVSNKSPWFSNVKVGDIHSIPISHGEGRFAASKEMVEQLIKNDQIATRYVDLNGNSSYDTAVNPNGSVLCIEGITSADGRIFGKMGHSERFSTNTYKNIVGNQDQKIFESGVGYFK
- a CDS encoding insulinase family protein produces the protein MKFKTNDIYSGFKLESTTEIDEINSEGRVFKHIKSGAVLVNLKNDDDNKVFSITFKTPPKDNTGVTHILEHSVLCGSRKFKVKEPFIEILKGSLNTYLNAATYPDKTMYPVASRNKKDFMNLMDVYLDAVFYPDIYNTPEIIMQEGWHYDINSPEDEIKYNGVVYNEMKGVYSSPISMLSETMDEVLFKGSIYGFDSGGKADDIVNLSYKDALDFHRKYYHPSNSIIYVYGDIDIGEVLEFLDDNYLKDFNKKDFHNEIQINQNFDRMQETDIEYSISAGESENDKTYFGMSFAAGNILDEELCTALDLLEDILLETSSSPLKRAIADANIGKDVFGVYDDSILKPTFSIILKDSNLSEKDKFKDIVFSTLKKLVKGGIDKKLINAVINAKEFSLRESNFDSYPAGLVYNEKVLESMLYGGDPFFKLRFNEIIKKIRKYAEGNYFEKLIEKYILDNNYSVLITAKPKKNLEEEKNKEMRLKLLNFKNGLSDAELLKIINLNKRLELRQSTPDTEEALESIPLISIEDVNKKSEVIKSKIIDEGSTKIIWCPSNTRGIQYVSMYFEAKTLPQNMIPYASLLSSVIGKVNTEKYDFKDLSNEAIENLGGLDFSLDLYSKIEKFDDYSTKFVVRARSLKQKLPKIFEIVEEIINYSIYNDTKRLRQIIDEIKSRLQMVIISAGNRAASIRLGSYLSNSYKYLDDIAGAQFYRFISDLSDNFEDKKDEIALNLKEVSNYIFNKQNLIIAYSAEEKDYEDFKKLFIEFKAKLKDDKFDIKEYRFELKKLNEAFIVPSEVQYVAKGFNFRKFNFKHRGSLLVLRTIANYDYLWNSVRVKGGAYGASMSLSRNGNFIFTSYRDPNLIETINAYDSFADFVKNFNVSRREMDKYILGTISGIDMPLSNYSKCEKAVTQYLTGVSDDYIQKEREGILNSTVKDIREAYDILNKCAQENCICVFGSEEKIKESEETFTNIIDIFAK